In Carya illinoinensis cultivar Pawnee chromosome 9, C.illinoinensisPawnee_v1, whole genome shotgun sequence, the following are encoded in one genomic region:
- the LOC122275807 gene encoding RING-H2 finger protein ATL33: protein MESAPTIFSRPPPPFPAPPRSVDLSPLEFVLALVAVVTIPALVYTFFFAVKCPPNPFRRRHRSFSGRLSSDNDGNISSREVVSDVKFEKETHVKDIEGECPVCLSVFADGEEVKQLSVCKHSFHAPCIDLWLNSHSNCPVCRASIAVKRPKVTASARDEDNQQGLPDASALV from the coding sequence ATGGAGAGCGCCCCCACCATTTTCAGCCGACCACCGCCTCCCTTCCCTGCACCGCCCCGCAGCGTCGATTTGTCCCCGCTTGAATTCGTCCTCGCTCTCGTCGCCGTGGTCACCATCCCCGCCTTGGTCTACACCTTCTTCTTCGCCGTGAAGTGCCCTCCCAACCCTTTTCGACGACGCCACAGGAGCTTCTCCGGGAGACTCTCCAGCGACAACGATGGGAATATCAGCAGCAGAGAGGTGGTTTCGGATGTGAAGTTTGAGAAGGAAACCCATGTCAAAGACATTGAAGGTGAGTGTCCAGTGTGTTTGTCGGTCTTTGCCGATGGCGAAGAAGTGAAGCAGCTGAGCGTCTGCAAACACTCTTTCCATGCTCCTTGCATCGATTTGTGGCTCAATTCTCATTCTAATTGTCCGGTTTGTCGTGCTTCTATCGCCGTTAAGCGTCCTAAAGTCACAGCCTCGGCCAGAGATGAAGATAATCAGCAAGGTTTGCCGGATGCCTCTGCCTTGGTTTGA